The Micropterus dolomieu isolate WLL.071019.BEF.003 ecotype Adirondacks linkage group LG20, ASM2129224v1, whole genome shotgun sequence genome has a segment encoding these proteins:
- the lrrc4cb gene encoding leucine-rich repeat-containing protein 4C has translation MLNTMISSLQRQTMRGRKLKGALSNPLFVLLLALQILVVAGLVRAQTCPSVCSCSNQFSKVICTRRSLRDVPDGISTNTRYLNLQDNLIQVIKVDSFKHLRHLEILQLSKNHIRSIEIGAFNGLTSLNTLELFDNRLTTIPNGAFEYLSKLKELWLRNNPIESIPSYAFNRVPSLRRLDLGELKRLSYISDGAFKDLSNLRYLNLGMCNLKEIPNILPLVRLEELEMSGNQISVIKPSSFTGLVNLQKLWMMHAQIQTIERNSFDDLQSLVELNLAHNNLTFLPHDLFTPLHRLERVHIHHNPWNCNCDILWLSWWLKEAVPANTSCCARCHTPTVFKGRYIGELDHSYFQCDVPVIVEPPSDLNVTEGMGAELKCRTSSLTSISWLTPNGSLVTHGAYKVRLSVLNDGTLNFTTVTMQDTGTYTCMVSNTAGNISASAVLNVTSVENSGVTYFTTVTVETIETPGDDSQTPLPPFGWVSSSTTKGTPVLTRTTERTYTIPVLDLDGEGALNGLDEVMKTTKIIIGCFVAITLMAAVLLVIFYKMRKQHNQQDPDGPASSMEVITVEEELAGVAAMERHLSLPPLEHYNHYNTYKSTYHHPPMLSTIHSSATQEPLLIQACSKDNVQETQI, from the coding sequence ATGCTGAACACAATGATCTCCTCCCTCCAGCGCCAGACAATGAGAGGTCGTAAGCTGAAGGGGGCGCTGTCAAACCCCCTCTTTGTGCTGCTTTTGGCCCTTCAGATCCTGGTGGTGGCTGGGCTGGTTCGTGCTCAGACCTGCCCTTCTGTCTGCTCATGCAGTAACCAGTTCAGCAAAGTCATATGCACCCGCCGCAGTCTACGGGACGTCCCAGATGGCATTTCCACCAACACTCGCTACCTGAACCTCCAGGACAACCTCATCCAGGTCATCAAGGTGGACAGTTTCAAACATCTGCGCCATCTGGAGATCCTGCAGCTGAGCAAGAACCACATCCGCAGCATTGAAATTGGCGCCTTCAATGGGCTGACCAGTCTCAACACCTTGGAACTCTTTGATAATCGGCTCACGACAATCCCCAATGGAGCATTTGAGTACTTGTCCAAGCTGAAGGAATTGTGGCTACGGAACAACCCCATCGAAAGTATACCATCTTATGCCTTCAACCGGGTCCCCTCACTTCGAAGGCTGGATCTAGGTGAGCTCAAACGTCTCTCCTACATTTCTGATGGAGCCTTTAAGGACTTGAGCAACCTGCGCTACCTGAACCTGGGAATGTGCAACCTCAAGGAGATTCCCAACATCTTACCATTGGTCAGGCTTGAAGAACTAGAAATGTCAGGAAATCAGATCTCTGTTATCAAGCCCAGCTCATTTACAGGATTAGTGAACCTCCAGAAGCTGTGGATGATGCATGCCCAGATCCAAACTATTGAGAGGAATTCCTTTGATGACCTTCAATCACTGGTGGAGCTCAACCTGGCTCACAACAACCTTACCTTTCTACCACATGACCTCTTCACACCGTTGCATCGCCTGGAACGGGTCCACATCCATCATAATCCCTGGAACTGCAACTGTGATATTTTATGGCTCAGCTGGTGGCTGAAGGAGGCAGTACCTGCCAATACCAGCTGCTGTGCCCGTTGCCATACTCCTACAGTCTTTAAAGGTCGCTACATCGGGGAATTGGACCATAGCTACTTCCAGTGTGATGTCCCTGTCATTGTGGAGCCACCCAGTGACTTGAATGTGACAGAAGGAATGGGCGCAGAGCTTAAATGTCGTACAAGCTCGTTGACATCCATCAGCTGGCTTACACCAAATGGCTCTTTGGTGACACACGGGGCTTATAAAGTGCGTTTGTCTGTACTCAATGATGGGACACTGAATTTTACTACTGTCACAATGCAGGACACTGGGACTTACACCTGTATGGTTAGCAACACAGCAGGCAACATTTCTGCCTCTGCTGTACTTAATGTTACTTCTGTGGAAAACAGCGGGGTGACCTATTTTACCACAGTCACCGTTGAGACCATTGAGACCCCGGGGGATGACAGCCAAACGCCACTTCCCCCATTTGGATGGGTGTCATCCTCAACAACAAAAGGTACTCCTGTTTTAACAAGGACAACAGAGCGGACTTACACCATTCCAGTTCTTGATCTGGATGGAGAGGGAGCTCTCAATGGCCTGGATGAGGTGATGAAAACCACCAAGATTATCATTGGCTGCTTCGTGGCCATCACACTTATGGCTGCTGTTCTGCTGGTTATTTTCTACAAGATGAGGAAGCAGCATAACCAGCAAGATCCTGATGGCCCTGCGTCCTCCATGGAGGTCATTACTGTTGAAGAAGAGCTTGCAGGTGTTGCTGCCATGGAGAGACACCTATCTCTGCCCCCTCTGGAGCACTACAACCACTACAACACTTACAAGAGCACTTACCACCACCCTCCTATGCTCAGTACCATACACAGCTCAGCCACACAGGAACCTTTACTGATTCAAGCCTGCTCTAAAGACAATGTACAAGagacccaaatctga